A section of the Burkholderia mallei ATCC 23344 genome encodes:
- a CDS encoding RNA-binding S4 domain-containing protein, producing the protein MPNLDFTLTGEFVELHNLLKLTGLADSGGSAKMIVASGAVKVDGAVELRKTCKVRAGQVVLLGDTRIAVHGAS; encoded by the coding sequence CTGACCGGCGAATTCGTCGAACTGCATAACCTGCTGAAGCTCACGGGGCTCGCGGACAGCGGCGGCTCGGCGAAGATGATCGTCGCGTCGGGCGCCGTGAAGGTCGACGGCGCGGTCGAGCTGCGCAAGACCTGCAAGGTCCGCGCGGGGCAGGTCGTGCTGCTCGGCGACACGCGCATCGCCGTGCACGGCGCGTCATAG